In Rissa tridactyla isolate bRisTri1 chromosome 8, bRisTri1.patW.cur.20221130, whole genome shotgun sequence, one genomic interval encodes:
- the DEPDC1 gene encoding DEP domain-containing protein 1A isoform X3, with product MTNTSKHGVVILQDKSEDLPHWVLSAMKCLAYWPRNNDMSQPTYSGFERDVFRTVADYFLSLPEPLLTFEYYELFVNILVMCGYITIPAICSGKHSVQDEKYDPQPSKILHLNSFKSTECLLLSLLRKEPDKTKKEYEASRKSSADELTFQKQCAKKLQQHKLICKQSSADNLIGGSCQNLSGFRNEQDPPRTFRTRCYSLERIGETPSNVYHKGEYDSLRQSDMNTVLGRRNEKHMFTYEHKPNSVLELGFDSTHQNQTHGIKRVSASTLQDKELLNENCGPKQIRRSLSILGKRNSKSCASINIPVAEITVKPRSQLGGQGKPNASGVASSVDIRTEVSDITINKRLSKSTVELSECSFTHASYMLTGTQNLLQPHLERIAVEALQICCLLLPPPNRRKIQLLMRMISRLSENVDMPRLHDAMGTRSLMIQTFSRCVLCCAEEVDLDELLSTRLVSFLMDHQQEIFKVPTYLQVAVRNHIEYMKMAQCKYPTEEICAILPTYSYCKQITPQEFEEQKVSTSQAAVAELLENIIKDKKLSVKDKKKKLKQFQKEYPLIYQNRFPTTENEAVLFENKPTIKQPMLSLRKPRFRSLRY from the exons GGCCTAGAAATAATGATATGAGCCAACCAACTTACAGTGGGTTTGAACGAGATGTATTCAGAACGGTTGCTGATTACTTTCTCAGTCTCCCTGAACCGTTACTTACTTTTGAATACTATGAactttttgttaatattttag TTATGTGTGGCTACATCACAATTCCAGCTATATGCAGTGGAAAACATTCTGTCCAAGATGAGAAATATGACCCACAACCTTCAAAAATCCTTCACTTGAACTCTTTCAAGTCAACTGAGTGTCTTCTTCTAAGCCTACTTCGCAAAGAGCCtgacaaaacaaagaaagaatatGAAGCTTCCAGAAAGTCCTCTGCAGACGAGCTAACTTTTCAAAAACAATGTGCAAAGAAATTGCAGCAACATAAACTGATATGTAAACAAAGTAGTGCTGATAATCTAATAGGAGGAAGTTGTCAAAATCTTTCAGGTTTCAGGAATGAACAAGATCCACCTCGAACGTTTAGGACAAGATGTTACTCTTTGGAAAGAATTGGAGAAACTCCTTCAAATGTATATCATAAAGGAGAATATGATTCCCTCAGGCAAAGCGATATGAACACCGTCCTgggcagaagaaatgaaaaacatatgTTCACGTATGAACATAAACCTAATTCTGTATTGGAGCTCGGTTTTGATAGCACACATCAAAACCAAACCCATGGTATCAAGAGAGTGTCTGCCTCAACTCTTCAGGATAAAGAGCTGTTAAATGAAAATTGCGGGCCGAAGCAAATACGCAGGTCGCTGAGTATACTTGGCAAGAGGAACTCGAAAAGTTGTGCTAGTATTAATATACCAGTTGCTGAAATCACAGTAAAGCCAAGGTCTCAGCTTGGTGGGCAAGGAAAACCAAACGCTTCTGGTGTGGCTTCTTCAGTGGACATCAGGACTGAGGTTTCTGATATCACCATCAATAAGAGACTCAGCAAAAGTACCGTAGAACTCTCAGAATGCTCTTTCACTCACGCTTCTTATATGTTGACTGGCACGCAAA ACCTCCTTCAGCCTCACTTAGAAAGAATTGCTGTTGAAGCACTACAAATATGTTGTTTGTTGCTTCCACCACCAAATCGTAGAAAGATTCAGCTCCTAATGCGTATGATCTCCCGGCTCAGTGAAAATGTTGATATGCCGCGACTGCACGATGCGATGGGCACACGTTCTTTG ATGATACAGACATTTTCTCgctgtgtgctgtgctgtgcagAAGAAGTAGATCTCGATGAGCTGCTTTCTACACGATTAGTTTCCTTTCTAATGGACCATCAACAGGAAATATTTAAAGTACCGACTTACCTGCAGGTTGCAGTGCGAAATCACATAGAATACATGAAGATGGCTCAG TGCAAATATCCAACGGAAGAAATTTGTGCCATATTGCCAACATATTCATACTGCAAACAAATAACTCCTCAGGAGTTTGAAGAACAAAAGGTTTCTACCTCTCAAGCTGCAGTGGCAGAGCTCTTGGAGAACATTATCAAAGATAAAAAGTTGTctgtgaaagacaaaaagaagaagtTAAAACAG TTTCAGAAGGAGTACCCTCTGATCTACCAGAACAGATTTCCAACGACAGAAAACGAAGCAGTGCTATTTGAGAACAAACCTACCATCAAACAACCCATGCTTAGCCTAAGAAAACCAAGATTTCGCAGCCTGAGGTATTAA